In a genomic window of Candidatus Limnocylindrales bacterium:
- a CDS encoding CoA pyrophosphatase — protein MTILPNGRATGLARDLARHLKTRERQPMIDPDAVCCAVLIPLLPIAPAANGSVIEDYDVVYTLRSEDLPSHKGQVAFPGGKRSGDEELLQTALRESSEEIGIVPSDVEVIGCLDDVSTMAGQFVITPWVGLLPPGYRFKANPFEVADIFTVRLSELANPRHHAQTTRQWNGNTYDISIITAGRHEIWGATHQITTNFLDLIKEIRRE, from the coding sequence GTGACGATTCTTCCGAACGGCCGCGCGACCGGCCTTGCGCGCGACCTCGCACGCCATCTGAAAACACGCGAGCGCCAGCCGATGATCGACCCCGATGCCGTCTGCTGCGCCGTGCTGATCCCGCTGCTTCCGATTGCGCCCGCCGCCAACGGATCGGTCATCGAGGACTACGACGTCGTCTACACGCTTCGCAGCGAAGACCTGCCGAGCCACAAGGGCCAGGTCGCATTCCCGGGCGGCAAGCGCAGCGGCGACGAGGAGCTTCTCCAGACCGCGCTTCGCGAAAGCTCCGAGGAGATCGGAATCGTGCCGTCGGACGTCGAGGTCATCGGCTGCCTCGACGACGTCAGCACCATGGCCGGCCAGTTCGTGATCACACCGTGGGTCGGCCTGCTGCCGCCCGGCTACCGCTTCAAGGCGAACCCTTTCGAAGTCGCCGACATCTTCACCGTCCGCCTGTCCGAGCTCGCCAACCCGCGCCACCACGCGCAGACCACCCGCCAGTGGAACGGCAACACCTACGACATCTCGATCATCACCGCCGGACGCCACGAAATCTGGGGCGCGACGCACCAGATCACCACGAACTTCCTCGACCTGATCAAGGAAATCCGGCGCGAATAG